The following are encoded together in the Echeneis naucrates chromosome 9, fEcheNa1.1, whole genome shotgun sequence genome:
- the rtn4r gene encoding reticulon-4 receptor — MKTVITDGGRLLFLVMWLNLVPQTDSCPAKCVCYSEPRPTVACQQQGLFSIPTEIPVRSQRIFLQSNKLTVVRSTSFSSCHNLTVLWLYSNNISYIEAGAFYGLEKLEELDIGDNSNLRTISPTAFRGLTKLHTLHLHRCGLSELPIGVFRGMFSLQYLYLQDNNILTLHDDTFMDLANLTYLYLHNNKIKIVTDNMFRGLINLDRLLLHENRVIYVQPRAFNDLGKLKSLFLFFNNLTVLSGETMDPLVSLQYLRLNGNQWICDCRARTLWDWFKRFKGSSSELECNIPDLLAGKDLKRLKSEDLEGCVETPQIQTNLFSSKAQSGKFPSTENPLGDTIPRCCLGDNDKSSILSGKSRQITNNPLKEKENMSKTKYKEPERTKNETQNKQNDGPLGTLSNSLDKSLENLNPDLIDNLESSTASNKKKKKCSKKPKSDTHCIKGQGSTLQVLHFVVIPMIWISLAMS, encoded by the coding sequence GGGGGCGACTCCTGTTTCTGGTGATGTGGCTGAACCTCGTGCCTCAAACTGACAGCTGCCCTGCCAAGTGTGTGTGCTACAGTGAGCCCAGGCCCACTGTGGCCTGCCAACAACAAGGACTTTTTTCCATCCCCACTGAGATCCCCGTGCGGAGCCAGCGGATATTCCTCCAGTCCAACAAGCTAACGGTGGTGAGGTCCACCAGCTTCAGCTCTTGCCACAATCTCACTGTTCTCTGGCTCTACTCCAACAACATCAGCTACATCGAGGCCGGAGCCTTCTACGGTTTGGAGAAACTGGAGGAGCTGGACATTGGAGACAACAGTAACCTCCGCACCATCAGCCCAACGGCTTTCCGGGGCTTAACGAAGCTGCACACCCTCCACTTGCACAGGTGCGGCCTGTCGGAGCTCCCCATCGGGGTGTTCCGAGGAATGTTCTCTCTACAGTACCTTTACCTGCAGGACAATAACATCCTCACCCTGCATGACGACACTTTCATGGACCTCGCCAACCTCACCTACCTATACCTGCACAACAACAAGATCAAGATAGTAACGGACAACATGTTTCGAGGCTTAATCAATCTGGATCGGCTGCTGCTTCATGAGAACCGGGTTATCTATGTCCAACCCAGGGCTTTCAATGATCTTGGTAAACTGAAATCCCTGTTCTTGTTCTTCAACAATCTTACAGTCTTGTCGGGGGAAACAATGGACCCGCTGGTGTCCCTCCAGTATTTGCGCTTGAATGGAAACCAGTGGATCTGTGACTGCCGGGCGAGGACCTTGTGGGACTGGTTCAAGCGTTTCAAAGGTTCCAGCTCCGAGTTGGAGTGCAATATTCCTGATTTACTGGCAGGAAAGGACCTAAAACGTCTGAAGAGCGAAGACTTGGAGGGGTGCGTGGAGACACCTCAAATCCAGACTAATCTCTTCAGCTCCAAGGCACAGTCTGGAAAATTCCCCTCCACCGAAAACCCTCTGGGGGACACCATTCCCAGGTGTTGCCTCGGAGATAACGACAAATCCTCCATCCTGTCCGGCAAGAGCCGCCAAATCACCAACAACCCTCTTAAGGAAAAGGAGAACATGTCCAAGACTAAATACAAGGAGCCGGAACGAACAAAAAATGAGACCCAGAACAAGCAGAACGATGGACCACTGGGAACCTTGTCCAACTCCCTGGATAAATCTTTGGAAAATCTAAACCCTGACCTTATAGACAATCTGGAATCATCGACAgcatcaaacaaaaagaaaaagaagtgctCCAAAAAGCCCAAATCAGATACCCATTGCATCAAAGGCCAGGGTTCTACTTTGCAAGTGCTGCACTTTGTCGTCATTCCCATGATCTGGATATCTCTAGCCATGTCTTAG